One Candida dubliniensis CD36 chromosome 1, complete sequence genomic region harbors:
- a CDS encoding cell-cycle-regulation mbf subunit, putative (Similar to S. cerevisiae MBP1;~Similar to C. albicans SWI6) — protein MDSPIHIGDLTTQSIQQKLIETHINNSSNTNKNRNNKNNNNNNCAVSSTIYSSIYSGVKTIQLTLKLDSDKSNNNNNKDLKLDNKSHNEIIVLRRVQDSFVNITQLFQILIKLDLLSASQVNNYFDNEILSNLEYFGSSSNTPQYLDLRKHQNTFLQGIWIPYDRAVNLALKFDVYEITKKLFLVDVHDFNKLPKANKRLYEDDANSDSDILDSPSKKQKLDKSSKKDLLSNGRAVSQKLIASSISQNSNYPFTLPAVIIDDNNAEIANDIKVKLGDVFKRDDEKPEGISFEEVKLAFADALSRYTLETIIDIPLDSKGQTALHFASTLASLNLVSAFIELELNSPIRGNNAGESPLISCIQVTNSMEKGNFTKILSNWLYPDIWLLDKRKRTVLHHLTLQIDKNDSFKFYTTKILEYIISENNQNLLDFRANILNAQDEDGNTALHLAIEKDSKWFIKVLVDLGADTSISNKRGTKPSDFEIIRDLGSVENDDQIFDLISTGLEFLNKRLEIGGEKLPEAESPKVVTTPKMIDREGSSSSGKIFNSIQQLLSNTNVEYENILNSKREQIKQLDRALHDATIVTANNRFNTKKITEKLVNLDNLKLQVANVTDKLALSKQELNEKIDENKEYDADAPFIIPQVFDKLKEGKEPEQDLKAGDYLLNQLQPTPILKARIQAYREINRKLEKELKTLVDYSDLTSKFKKVVSICTNVGVNEVDEFLDGLLEAVEGQQ, from the coding sequence ATGGATTCACCAATACACATTGGTGATTTGACAACACAGtcaattcaacaaaaattaatagAGACCCACATTAACAACAGTAGCAATACCAATAAGAAtagaaacaacaagaacaataacaacaacaactgcGCTGTATCGTCAACAAtttattcatcaatataCTCTGGTGTGAAAACCATTCAGTTAACATTGAAACTAGATTCTGACAAAagcaacaataacaacaacaaggaTCTCAAATTAGACAACAAAAGtcataatgaaattatagTTTTAAGAAGAGTGCAAGATTCGTTTGTTAATATTACtcaattatttcaaattttaattaaattggATTTATTGTCAGCAAGCCAAGTTAATAACTATTTTGACAACGAGATATTATCAAACTTAGAGTACTTTGGATCATCCAGCAATACCCCACAGTATTTAGATTTAAGAAAGCACCAAAATACTTTTCTCCAGGGAATATGGATACCATATGATAGAGCTGTTAATTTGGCTTTGAAGTTTGATGTTTATGAAATAACaaagaaattgtttttaGTTGATGTCCAtgatttcaacaaattgcCTAAAGCGAACAAAAGATTGTATGAGGATGATGCCAACAGTGATAGCGATATATTGGACTCTCCTTCCAAGAAACAAAAGTTGGATAAAAGCTCCAAAAAAGATTTGCTTTCCAATGGGAGAGCAGTAAGCCAAAAACTCATAGCATCGTCGATATCACAGAATTCAAACTACCCATTCACATTGCCGGCTGTAATCATCGATGACAACAATGCTGAAATTGCTAATGACATCAAAGTCAAGTTAGGAGATGTGTTTAAACGTGATGATGAAAAGCCCGAAGGGATTTCGTTTGAGGAGGTAAAACTTGCATTTGCAGACGCTTTGTCAAGGTATACGTTGGAGACGATTATAGACATTCCGTTGGACCTGAAAGGTCAAACTGCATTGCATTTTGCTTCAACTCTAGCATCTTTGAACTTAGTCTCTGCgtttattgaattggaattgaattCACCAATCAGAGGTAACAATGCAGGTGAGTCTCCATTAATCTCCTGCATTCAGGTAACAAACTCCATGGAGAAAGGTAACTTCACCAAAATCCTTAGCAATTGGTTGTACCCAGACATCTGGTTGTTagacaaaagaaaaagaacagTCTTGCACCATTTGACGTTACAGATTGATAAGAACGACAGCTTTAAGTTCTACACCACCAAGATTTTAGAGTACATCATAAGCGAAAACAACCAGAACTTGCTAGATTTCCGAGCCAACATACTCAACGCACAGGATGAAGATGGCAACACGGCATTGCATTTGGCTATAGAAAAGGATTCAAAATGGTTTATTAAAGTTTTAGTGGATTTGGGCGCTGACACATCCATTTCAAATAAACGTGGTACAAAGCCCtctgattttgaaataatcaGGGACTTGGGTTCAGTCGAAAATGATGatcaaatatttgatttgatatcTACTGGCTTGGagtttttgaataaaaGGTTGGAAATTGGGGGTGAAAAACTACCAGAAGCAGAAAGTCCCAAAGTGGTAACGACCCCCAAGATGATAGATCGGGAAGGAAGTTCATCGTCCGgtaaaatattcaatagCATTCAGCAATTGCTTTCCAATACTAATGTTGAATACGAAAACATTTTGAACTCCAAAAGAGAACAGATCAAACAATTAGATAGAGCTCTTCATGATGCCACCATTGTCACTGCTAACAATCGTTtcaacaccaaaaaaataactgAAAAGTTGGTGAATTTGGACAACTTGAAATTGCAAGTTGCAAATGTCACAGATAAGCTAGCTCTATCAAAGCAAGAGTTGAATGAGAAAATAGATGAGAACAAAGAGTATGATGCCGATGCTCCATTTATAATACCTCAAGTATTTGACAAATTAAAAGAGGGCAAAGAACCAGAGCAAGATTTAAAGGCTGGCGACtatttattgaatcagTTACAGCCAACACCAATACTAAAAGCTAGAATACAGGCTTACAGAGAGATCAACAGAAAATTAgagaaagaattgaaaactttgGTCGACTATAGTGACTTGACTTCTAAGTTCAAAAAAGTTGTCAGTATATGTACAAATGTTGGTGTAAACgaagttgatgaatttttaGACGGTTTGTTAGAAGCGGTGGAAGGACAACAGTAA
- a CDS encoding calcium sensor protein, putative (Similar to S. cerevisiae NCS1): MGKTVSKLSKDDLRQLRQATYFDKRELQQWYKGFLRDCPSGQLSEEEFVKVYKQFFPFGDPTDYCHYLFRVFDLDNSKYIDFKEFIIALSITSRGTEEQKINWSFKMYDYKKEGKIGYKEILPIVKATYKMVGPMVELPDDQQTPEARVDRYFQLLGKDKNTDKLDLNDFKKLAQLDSGIAAALNSYSGLV, from the coding sequence ATGGGGAAAACAGTttctaaattatcaaaagaTGATTTGAGGCAACTTCGACAGGCCACGTATTTTGATAAACGTGAATTGCAACAATGGTACAAAGGGTTTCTAAGAGACTGTCCGCTGGGGCAATTATCCGAAGAAGAGTTTGTGAAAGTGTACAAGCAATTTTTCCCATTTGGCGATCCAACTGATTATTGCCATTATTTGTTTAGAGTTTTCGATTTGGATAATTCAAAGtatattgatttcaaagaGTTTATAATTGCATTGAGTATAACCAGCAGAGGCACAGAGGAGCAGAAAATCAACTGGAGCTTTAAAATGTATGATTATAAAAAGGAAGGAAAAATAGGttataaagaaattttgCCCATCGTGAAGGCTACTTATAAAATGGTTGGACCGATGGTGGAGTTGCCAGACGATCAACAAACTCCCGAGGCTAGGGTAGATAGATATTTCCAGTTATTGGGCAAGGACAAAAATACCGACAAATTGGATTTGAATGactttaaaaaattggCCCAACTAGATTCAGGAATAGCTGCAGCATTAAACTCCTATCTGGGTTTGGTATAG
- a CDS encoding mitochondria-nucleus communication, retrograde regulation protein 1, putative (Similar to C. albicans RTG1;~Similar to S. cerevisiae RTG1) — protein MSQFGEFYDTYSVDNNQQYDTDFNKSTNTPNVQSAQRNDNRIPSINIKQEGYDSVLSGSLDVKKQLSQSLNNAGVGIGSSYGNGGISKPQSRRNSTHIKSREGSDNEDDDDQNDKDVGNERKRRDNINDKIQELLTLIPSEFFQSNTDSNTKAGTKVAKENSPDEDSMKNSGTKDGKPNKGQILTKSVEYLQYLQNLIDENNRKEVELIMRLKTLELKTSNRSKGNIPIRVGYTSAEKALGEIGVGPCSEEYFKNVLIKSASTSKSGRRGSTSG, from the coding sequence ATGTCTCAATTTGGGGAGTTTTATGATACTTATCTGGTTGACAATAACCAACAATACGATACTGACTTCAATAAGTCTACAAACACACCGAATGTACAATCAGCACAACGAAACGACAACAGAATCCCaagtataaatataaaacaaGAGGGTTATGATTCAGTATTGAGTGGCTCACTAGATGTGAAGAAACAGTTATCACAGTCACTCAACAATGCAGGAGTAGGAATTGGTAGTAGCTATGGAAATGGAGGAATATCAAAGCCCCAATCCAGAAGGAACTCTACACACATCAAATCACGTGAAGGAAGTGACAAtgaggatgatgatgatcaGAATGATAAAGATGTTGGTAACGAAAGGAAGCGTCGGGATAACATCAATGATAAAATCCAGGAGTTACTAACATTGATACCCTCAGAATTCTTCCAAAGTAATACAGATAGTAATACTAAAGCAGGCACTAAAGTAGCTAAAGAGAATAGCCCAGATGAAGACTCGATGAAAAACTCAGGTACAAAGGATGGGAAACCAAATAAAGGGCAAATTTTAACCAAGTCTGTGGAGTATTTGCAGTATTTGCAAAACTTAATTGACgaaaataatagaaaaGAGGTCGAACTAATTATGCGATTAAAGACCTTGGAACTAAAAACTTCCAATAGACTGAAGGGGAATATCCCTATTAGAGTTGGTTACACAAGTGCAGAAAAGGCACTTGGAGAAATAGGGGTTGGCCCATGTTCCGAAGAGTATTTCAAGAATGTGTTGATCAAAAGTGCATCCACAAGTAAATCAGGAAGACGAGGAAGTACAAGTGGATAA
- a CDS encoding pre-mrna splicing factor, putative (Similar to S. cerevisiae PRP11;~Similar to S. pombe SAP62;~Similar to C. albicans SAP62), which produces MDYSGRVNSKKGAGGIASNEDINIQTKQRVQELLSTHVLDIDNDPYVFRNHLGLLECKLCLTTHINESSYISHLGGRKHHLNLERRRILDEKQNKQREYQLSSQNILSINNIEKRSWKKIGKPIYKITKIRDPETLRTGILVNIKLPKITIKEPMFRIMSYYELTSKNQNNCRNFIEKYKSDDADEDDGDDDSDDGDENKYQYLIVSAEPYDNVAIVIPNKHEIDKPLEEDKMSDSYWWYWDNDTKEFFLQFLYKSH; this is translated from the coding sequence ATGGATTACTCAGGACGAGTTAACTCCAAGAAGGGGGCTGGTGGAATAGCAAGTAATGAAGATATCAATATCCAGACAAAACAGCGAGTGCAGGAATTGTTATCCACTCATGTTTTGGATATAGACAACGATCCTTATGTTTTCCGAAACCACTTGGGTTTGCTAGAATGCAAGTTGTGTCTCACCACACATATCAATGAATCTTCATATATATCCCATTTGGGTGGTAGAAAGCATCATTTGAACTTGGAGCGAAGACGGATTTTAGACGAGAAGCAGAATAAACAGAGAGAGTATCAGTTGAGTTCTCAAAACATTTTGAGCATCAATAACATAGAAAAACGATCGTGGAAAAAGATAGGCAAGCCTATTTACAAAATTACCAAGATTAGAGATCCAGAAACCTTACGTACTGGAATCTTAGTTAATATTAAGTTGCCGAAAATTACAATAAAAGAGCCAATGTTTAGGATTATGTCATATTATGAGTTGACTTcgaaaaatcaaaataattgtCGAAactttattgaaaaatacaAAAGCGATGATGCTGATGAAGAcgatggtgatgatgacagtgatgatggtgatgagAACAAGTATCAGTATCTAATTGTGTCTGCGGAACCATATGATAATGTTGCAATTGTGATACCTAATAAAcatgaaattgataaaccTCTAGAAGAAGACAAAATGTCCGATAGTTATTGGTGGTATTGGGATAATGATACTAAGGAATTCTTCCTACAGTTCTTATATAAACTGCACTGA
- a CDS encoding squalene epoxidase, putative (Similar to S. cerevisiae ERG1;~Similar to C. albicans ERG1), with translation MSSVQYDAIVIGAGVMGPTIATAFARQGRKVLIVERDWSKPDRIVGELMQPAGIKALRELGMIKAINNIRAVDCTGYYVKYYDETLTIPYPLKKDACITNPMKPVPDAVDGENDKLDSDSTLNVEDWDFDERVRGAAFHHGDFLMNLRQICRDEPNVTAVEATVTKILRDPSDPNTVIGVETKQPSGTVDYHAKLTICCDGIYSKFRKELSPTNVPTIGSYFIGLYLRNAELPAKGKGHVLLGAHAPALIYSVSPTETRVLCVYVSSKPPSAANDAVYKYLRDNILPAIPKETVPAFKEALEERKFKIMPNQYLSAMKQGSENHRGFILLGDSLNMRHPLTGGGMTVGLSDTVLLAKLLHPKFVEDFGDHQLISQRLKTFHRKRKNLDAVINTLSISLYSLFAADKKPLRILRNGCFKYFQRGGECINGPIGLLSGMLPFPMLLFNHFFSVALYSIYVNFMERGLLGFPLALFEAFEVLFTAIVIFTPYLWNEIVR, from the coding sequence ATGAGTTCAGTTCAGTATGATGCTATCGTTATTGGTGCAGGGGTCATGGGTCCTACCATTGCAACTGCCTTTGCTAGACAAGGAAGAAAGGTCTTAATTGTGGAAAGAGACTGGTCCAAACCAGATAGAATTGTTGGGGAGTTGATGCAGCCGGCTGGTATCAAGGCATTAAGAGAATTGGGAATGATCAAAGCAATTAATAACATTAGGGCTGTTGATTGCACTGGGTATTATGTCAAATATTATGATGAGACCCTTACTATCCCATATCCATTGAAAAAGGATGCCTGTATCACTAATCCCATGAAGCCAGTTCCTGATGCTGTTGATGgtgaaaatgataaattagaCAGTGATTCCACATTGAATGTTGAGGATTGGGATTTCGATGAGAGAGTTCGTGGGGCTGCATTTCACCATGGAGATTTTCTTATGAATTTAAGACAAATCTGTCGTGATGAACCAAATGTTACTGCTGTTGAAGCAACAGTGACAAAAATTTTACGTGATCCTCTGGATCCAAACACAGTTATTGGTGTTGAAACAAAGCAGCCCAGTGGTACTGTTGATTATCATGCAAAGTTAACAATTTGTTGTGACGGTATCTACTCCAAATTCAGAAAGGAATTAAGTCCAACTAATGTTCCAACCATTGGTTCTTACTTTATTGGGTTGTATTTGAGAAATGCTGAATTACCAGCCAAGGGCAAAGGTCATGTGTTATTGGGTGCACATGCACCTGCATTGATTTATTCAGTGTCTCCTACTGAAACACGTGTATTGTGTGTTTATGTTTCATCAAAGCCTCCTTCTGCTGCTAATGATGCCGTTTATAAGTATTTGAGAGATAATATTTTGCCAGCAATCCCTAAAGAGACTGTTCCTGCCTTTAAGGAAGCCCTTGAGGAAAGAAAGTTTAAAATTATGCCAAACCAGTATCTTTCTGCTATGAAACAAGGTAGTGAAAACCATAGAGGGTTTATATTATTAGGTGATTCTTTAAATATGAGACATCCATTAACGGGAGGTGGTATGACAGTTGGTTTAAGTGATACTGTATTATTAGCAAAATTGTTGCATCCTAAATTTGTTGAGGATTTTGGCGATCACCAATTGATTTCTCAAAGATTAAAGACATTCCatagaaagagaaagaatttGGATGCTGTTATCAACACATTATCTATTTCATTATACTCTTTGTTTGCTGCTGATAAGAAACCTTTGAGAATATTAAGAAATGGttgttttaaatatttCCAAAGAGGCGGAGAATGTATCAATGGGCCAATTGGATTATTGAGTGGTATGTTACCATTCCCAATGTTGCTATTCAACCATTTTTTCAGTGTTGCCCTCTATTCAATTTATGTGAATTTCATGGAAAGAGGACTTTTGGGATTCCCATTGGCATTATTTGAGGCATTTGAAGTGTTGTTCACTGCAATTGTAATCTTTACTCCATATTTATGGAACGAAATTGTCAGATAG
- a CDS encoding eIF-2B GDP-GTP exchange factor, putative (Similar to C. albicans GCD6;~Similar to S. cerevisiae GCD6), with translation MTPKSKKQAATQSKSKKQKDLVDERFQAIVLTDSFETRFMPLTAVHPRCLLPLANVPLIEYTLEFLANAGVNEVYLMCSSHADQIQEYIENSKWMGDNSPFSVTTIMSVESRSVGDTMRDLDNRGLISGDFLLVSGDVVTNMDFSKALQFHKQKKAQDKDHIATMVLNQASPLHRTRSQIDPAAFVLDKETNRCIFYQSIPPVGGKKTGISIDPELLEDFQGELQVRNDLIDCHVDICSPHVPQIYQENFDYQYLRSDFLKGVLTSDLLKKTIYAYISKDSSEYAARVESWSTYDAISQDILARWCYPLVPDSNLVEGNSYSYELSNIYKEDKIILAQSCKIGTSTSIGRNSSVGEGTQIKNSVIGRNCTIGKNVVIKNSYIWDNAVIKDNSVLNRSIVAADAQIGNNVTLSPGSVIGFNVVIGNDKTIPHNVKIVETPVVAENEFGDFDDETNSEDEKQHKHNHENGSAVPVLAVKDVELVGEAGKGFAYESEIESNDEEDEEFVGNGIYSGIIYQIKSLNVSDDSIASVSNKKVKKHSHRRRLSMNSMISDNGGAFESEDGEEEEDFGVEGLATVRRAIENNHDIDTALLELNTLRMSMNVTYHDVRSVTTQALVNKIVDFITTGTLTPQEAATKIFNKWGIMFKRQVFSPEEEVDLLNIVEEKISLLDKAYNQIVLFLAVKTFYDMEVVEEENILRWWNDGENDEVRTLTAKFITWLQEADEEDSEDEDDDSE, from the coding sequence ATGACACCAAAACTGAAAAAGCAAGCAGCTACACAatccaaatccaaaaagCAGAAAGATTTAGTTGATGAGAGATTTCAAGCAATTGTTTTAACAGACTCCTTCGAAACTAGATTCATGCCATTAACAGCAGTGCATCCAAGATGTTTGTTACCATTAGCTAATGTCCCTTTAATCGAATACACTTTGGAGTTTTTAGCAAATGCCGGAGTAAATGAAGTCTACCTTATGTGCTCATCACATGCTGATCAGATTCAAGAGTATATTGAAAACTCCAAATGGATGGGTGATAATTCTCCTTTTAGTGTAACCACAATTATGTCAGTTGAATCGAGATCTGTTGGCGACACGATGAGGGATTTGGACAATCGTGGTTTAATTAGTGGTGATTTCTTATTAGTGTCTGGGGATGTGGTTACTAACATGGATTTTAGCAAGGCATTGCAGTTCCATAAACAGAAAAAAGCACAAGATAAGGATCACATTGCCACTATGGTATTAAATCAGGCTTCGCCATTGCATAGAACAAGATCACAAATAGACCCTGCAGCATTTGTATTGGACAAAGAGACCAATCGTTGTATATTCTACCAAAGTATTCCGCCAGTGGGTGGTAAAAAGACAGGTATATCCATTGATCCAGAGTTGTTGGAGGATTTTCAAGGTGAGCTTCAGGTGCgcaatgatttgattgattgtcATGTTGATATTTGCTCGCCCCATGTTCCCCAAATATATCAGGAAAATTTTGACTATCAGTATCTTAGAAGTGATTTTCTCAAGGGGGTCTTGACATCAGACTTGCTCAAGAAAACCATTTACGCCTATATCAGCAAGGATAGTTCTGAATATGCAGCAAGAGTAGAGAGCTGGAGTACTTATGATGCTATATCTCAAGATATTTTGGCACGTTGGTGTTATCCTTTGGTTCCTGATTCCAACCTTGTTGAAGGTAACTCTTACTCTTACGAACTCAGTAACATTTACAAAGAAGATAAGATTATATTGGCACAATCTTGTAAGATTGGCACTTCAACGTCAATTGGGAGGAACTCTAGTGTAGGGGAAGGCACGCAGATAAAGAATTCTGTCATTGGGAGAAATTGTACCATCGGCAAAAATGTTGTTATTAAGAATTCGTACATCTGGGACAATGCTGTCATCAAAGACAATTCAGTTTTGAATCGGTCAATAGTTGCAGCAGATGCAcaaattggaaataatGTTACGTTGTCGCCTGGCTCGGTCATTGGCTTTAACGTGGTTATTGGCAACGACAAAACAATTCCGCACAATGtgaaaattgttgaaactCCAGTTGTTGCAGAGAACGAGTTTGGggattttgatgatgagaCCAACAGTGAAGACGAAAAGCAGCATAAACATAACCACGAAAATGGTAGTGCTGTACCGGTCTTGGCAGTTAAAGATGTTGAATTGGTGGGTGAAGCAGGAAAGGGATTTGCGTATGAGTCTGAAATAGAGAGTAATGACGAAGAGgatgaagaatttgttGGAAATGGCATTTATTCGGGTATAATCTATCAAATTAAGTCTTTGAATGTTTCTGATGACTCAATTGCTTCTGTTAGTAATAAGAAAGTCAAGAAGCATTCTCATAGACGTAGATTGTCTATGAATTCTATGATCAGTGATAATGGAGGAGCATTTGAAAGTGAGGACggtgaagaagaagaagattttgGCGTAGAAGGGTTAGCCACAGTTAGACGTgctattgaaaataatcatGACATTGACACTGCCTTGTTAGAGTTAAACACGTTGAGAATGTCCATGAATGTCACTTATCATGACGTGAGATCGGTCACCACACAGGCTTTGGTGAATAAGATTGTTGACTTTATAACGACTGGGACCTTGACTCCACAAGAAGCTGCAACCAagatttttaataaatggGGGATTATGTTTAAGAGACAAGTGTTTAGTCCAGAGGAAGaagttgatttattgaatattgTGGAAGAAAAGATTTCCCTATTAGATAAAGCATACAATCAGATTGTGCTATTTCTTGCTGTAAAAACTTTTTACGATATGGAAGTcgttgaagaagaaaatattttaagaTGGTGGAACGATGGTGAAAACGATGAGGTGAGAACATTAACTGCCAAGTTTATTACCTGGTTACAAGAAGCTGACGAAGAGGATAGTGAAGATGAGGATGACGACAGTGAATAG
- a CDS encoding meiotic induction transactivator, putative (Similar to S. cerevisiae EMI5), which translates to MLSKSCRAISQRSFSQSSLVFANYGKPQNPPIDTEIKLKIQPIVRTGETIEVKRARLLYQSRKRGILESDLLLSRFADKYLKTMTMEELDEYDKLLDEADWDIYYWATKNYKITPLPDKWKDSKILKEIQKIANNEEKVIMRMPELNLEPESNTK; encoded by the coding sequence ATGTTAAGTAAGTCCTGTCGTGCTATTTCCCAGAGATCATTTTCTCAATCTCTGCTTGTTTTTGCTAATTATGGAAAGCCTCAAAATCCTCCAATAGATacagaaatcaaattgaaaatccaACCAATTGTCAGAACCGGGGAAACTATTGAAGTTAAAAGAGCCAGATTATTGTACCAATCGCGAAAGAGGGGTATTTTGGAAAGTGATTTGCTATTGAGTAGGTTTGCTGATAAgtatttgaaaacaatGACCATGGAAGAATTGGACGAATATGACAAATTACTCGATGAAGCCGATTGggatatttattattgggCAACGAAAAACTACAAGATTACTCCACTACCTGATAAATGGAAGGActcaaaaattttaaaagaaatccAGAAAATTgctaataatgaagaaaaagttaTCATGAGAATGCCTGAGTTGAACTTAGAACCTGAATCCAACACCAAGTGA
- a CDS encoding copper transport protein, putative (Similar to S. cerevisiae CTR2;~Similar to C. albicans CTR2): MDHAHHTNVASAVTHQNIEHNMPGMEDRCSMNMLFTWDWKNTCIVFKWWHIKTETGFVMSLLAIVLLGALYEFVKAWFSKWERNELATLSASNTSTATQEKRFKIKRGALYGFQVIYSFWLMLVFMTYNGWYMLAVGVGAGIGNCLWGCPSESSSSRSLSCH; encoded by the coding sequence ATGGATCACGCTCACCACACCAATGTCGCATCCGCAGTTACCCATCAAAATATAGAACACAATATGCCTGGAATGGAAGACAGATGCTCCATGAACATGCTTTTCACTTGGGATTGGAAGAACACCTGTATTGTATTTAAATGGTGGCATATTAAGACAGAAACGGGTTTTGTTATGTCACTCCTTGCCATTGTATTATTGGGAGCATTATACGAGTTTGTCAAAGCATGGTTCAGTAAATGGGAAAGAAACGAATTGGCAACATTGAGTGCTTCCAATACTTCAACAGCAACACAAGAAAAAagattcaaaatcaaaagagGAGCTTTGTATGGTTTTCAAGtgatttattctttttggttGATGTTGGTGTTTATGACTTATAATGGATGGTATATGTTAGCTGTTGGTGTCGGTGCTGGTATAGGTAACTGTCTATGGGGGTGTCCCAGTGAATCCAGTTCATCGAGAAGTTTATCTTGCCACTAG
- a CDS encoding fad synthetase, putative (spliced gene;~Similar to S. cerevisiae FAD1;~Similar to C. albicans FAD1), with protein MTNQHLRDNQIGFLQRCSECFSIVQDFLHDRSHCDISNGVWTSDTHRNYQFDPELRDSVKSKVVLSMEKLESSIDLHGLQEIAISYNGGKDCLVMLILLMATIHKKFSSSEMNNPSVNILPPDYKLDSIYINSETPFPQLVDFITSSTEYYHLNPIIIQKSLKDGFEYYLNEVNPRVKSVVVGIRHSDPYGETLQYEQMTDHNWPKFLRIHPILHWNYVDIWDFLIGCDVKYCEMYDQGYTSLGGINSTVPNPLLKLPNGKYQPAYMLREDADNNERLGRVKK; from the exons ATGACAAACCAACATCTAAGAGATAACCAGATTGGATTTTTGCAAAGATGTTCTGAATGTTTTCTGATTGTGCAGGACTTTTTACATGACAGACTGCATTGTGATATTCTGAATGGTGTTTGGACGTCAGATACTCATAGGAATTACCAATTTGATCCAGAGTTAAGAGACTCTGTCAAATCAAAAGTGGTTCTCAGTATGGAGAAACTAGAAAGTTCCATAGACTTACATGG TCTACAAGAAATTGCAATATCATATAATGGAGGAAAAGACTGTCTTGtaatgttgattttgttgatggcGACTATCCACAAGAAATTCTCTTCCTCAGAAATGAATAATCCTTCTGTGAATATTTTGCCTCCTGATTACAAACTTGACTCGATCTATATTAATTCCGAAACACCGTTTCCCCAGTTGGTGGATTTTATCACTTCGTCGACTGAGTATTACCATTTGAATCCAATAATTATACAAAAATCGTTAAAAGATGGTTTTGAATACTATCTAAATGAAGTCAACCCAAGAGTAAAATCAGTGGTCGTTGGAATTAGGCATTCTGATCCGTATGGAGAGACTTTGCAATACGAACAAATGACTGACCATAATTGGCCCAAGTTTTTACGAATTCATCCAATTTTACATTGGAACTATGTTGATATATGGGATTTTCTTATTGGATGTGATGTCAAATATTGTGAAATGTATGATCAGGGATATACTTCTCTTGGTGGTATTAATAGCACTGTTCCAAATCCATTACTAAAATTACCGAATGGCAAATACCAACCAGCATATATGCTTAGAGAAGATGCCGATAATAATGAGCGGTTAGGTAGAGTTAAAAAATAG